The following coding sequences lie in one Xiphias gladius isolate SHS-SW01 ecotype Sanya breed wild chromosome 24, ASM1685928v1, whole genome shotgun sequence genomic window:
- the rfx5 gene encoding DNA-binding protein RFX5, translating into MSEDQRHQRAEASQRGEGSLEAGEGDTEPSMLLQKLKSNISKSVQAKVDQILQDVQRFSDNDKLYLYLQLPSGPSSGDKSGDSSSFNTADQLHTCNWIRSHLEEHSDTCLPKQDVYETYKRYCDNLQHRPLSAANFGKIIRDIFPNIKARRLGGRGQSKYCYSGIRRKTVLNMPLLPNLDLKNDPAELTELVQTYKQEVTEAACELICDWAQKILKRSFDTVVEIARYLIQEHIVNPRCSQAELVTSAALAGGPAKPHKVIKKTPVISKAEGDGSADQKKELGDSSSSSSVKPQPGDKSAAAAKPSSLDVPPPSSSSSSSLRPAVEAFMKQLPRILPRSSIPDKTQLSVRSSPPSLAPKDASGVGGASGPGGPAAAAAASGGGVKVIAMATLPQQQGGPVPVMILPQGCLSYEREKVAPPPPPPHPPPQQQHAPAAPTSVVQRARGNATKRPLEMVTSGGAAGVSSGSAANAPPVKRKRGRPRKPRPEDALPAPPPPTAAALPAQPPPPAPLSHPPIITSLTGGVIQKASSSSSSSLQPVLELVIQDQPGLVLSQLPAVSEHRGVLVQCQPGGAAEPDCQSRPLLQSPGNPSSELTGSGRTPMVEVIQKAPRPSNNNSGAAPPPAAHFHRPHPPLPLPTLHEERGEVTLTPVELPVNPPLPPSTSTSSSSAAPASSPSISSTTVVRSAEEEGGESSSTSSKREGH; encoded by the exons TAAGAGTGTTCAGGCCAAAGTGGATCAGATCCTG CAAGACGTTCAGCGTTTCTCTGACAATGACAAGCTATACCTGTACCTCCAGCTGCCCTCTGGACCCAGCTCTGGAGACAAGAG tGGTGACTCCAGCTCGTTCAACACAGCCGACCAGCTTCACACCTGTAACTGGATACGCAGTCACCTGGAGGAGCATTCAGACACCTGCCTTCCCAAACAGGATGTCTACGAGACATACaa GAGATACTGCGACAACCTCCAGCATCGTCCTCTGAGCGCCGCCAACTTTGGGAAGATCATCAGAGATATTTTCCCCAACATCAAGGCCCGACGGCTTGGCGGCAGAGGACAGTCCAA GTACTGTTACAGCGGCATCAGGAGGAAGACGGTCCTCAACATGCCTCTGCTGCCCAACCTGGACCTGAAGAATGACCcg GCAGAGCTGACAGAGCTGGTCCAGACCtacaaacaggaagtgacagAGGCGGCGTGCGAGCTGATCTGTGATTGGGCACAGAAGATCCTGAAGCGTTCGTTCGACACGGTGGTGGAGATCGCTCGTTACCTGATCCAGGAGCACATCGTCAACCCTCGCTGCAGCCAGGCCGAGCTGGTCACCTCCGCAGCGCTCGCAG gaggCCCAGCTAAACCCCACAAGGTCATCAAGAAAACCCCGGTCATCTCCAAAGCTGAGGGTGATGGATCTGCAGATCAGAAG aaGGAACTCGGAGACTCGTCCTCCTCGTCTTCAGTGAAGCCGCAGCCTGGAGAcaagtcagcagcagcagccaaacCCTCCTCCCTAGAcgttcctcctccctcctcctcctcctcttcctctctgcgtCCTGCG GTGGAGGCCTTCATGAAGCAGTTACCCAGAATCCTCCCTCGGAGCTCCATCCCTGATAAGACCCAGCTCTCGGTCCGCTCCTCTCCGCCTTCGCTGGCACCCAAAGATGCCTCAGGTGTTGGGGGGGCGTCTGGACCCGGCGGTCCagccgctgccgccgccgccagCGGAGGTGGGGTGAAGGTCATCGCCATGGCAACGCTGCCCCAGCAGCAGGGCGGGCCTGTCCCAGTAATGATCCTGCCTCAGGGCTGCCTCTCCTACGAGCGGGAGAAGGTTGCCccgcctccacctcctcctcatcctcctcctcagcagcagcacgCCCCAGCAGCGCCCACCTCTGTTGTCCAGAGGGCACGAGGGAACGCCACCAAACGCCCCCTGGAGATGGTGACATCAGGCGGTGCAGCAGGGGTGTCCAGTGGCTCTGCTGCAAACGCCCCGCCGGTGAAACGGAAACGTGGACGACCGAGAAAACCTCGGCCGGAGGACGCCctgcctgctcctcctcctcctactgctgctgctcttcctgcTCAGCCCCCACCTCCTGCACCTCTCTCCCACCCTCCCATCATCACCTCCCTGACCGGCGGCGTTATCCAGAAagcctcttcctcctcgtcctcctccttgCAGCCGGTACTGGAGCTGGTGATCCAGGACCAGCCCGGGCTGGTTCTGAGTCAGTTGCCGGCGGTGTCAGAGCACCGCGGGGTGCTGGTGCAGTGTCAGCCTGGCGGGGCGGCCGAGCCAGACTGCCAGAGCCGGCCGCTGCTCCAGAGTCCGGGGAACCCCAGCTCGGAGCTGACGGGGTCGGGACGGACCCCGATGGTGGAGGTGATCCAGAAAGCTCCGAGACCGAGCAATAACAACAGCGGCGCCgctcctccacctgcagcaCACTTCCAtcgtcctcatcctcctcttcccctgcCCACGCTGCACGAGGAGCGGGGGGAGGTAACGCTGACGCCGGTGGAGCTGCCCGTCAACCCACCGCTGCCTCCTTCCACCtccacctcttcttcttctgctgcgcctgcctcctctccctccatctcctctacCACAGTGGTGAGGAGtgcggaggaggaggggggagagagcagcagcacctcctcaaagagagagggacactAG